In Armatimonadota bacterium, a genomic segment contains:
- a CDS encoding V-type ATPase subunit subunit G family protein, with protein sequence MMTARGGHAGRADENLLQLIAAKEKELEQRVAQARDQAGRLIEEARREAEAILDQARREAAQLEEQTRAEIARESEAAARQRLAQAEAEAGQVAARAAERLPLAVELVVSRVAGGLS encoded by the coding sequence ATGATGACGGCCAGAGGCGGCCACGCGGGACGGGCGGACGAGAACCTTCTGCAACTCATCGCCGCGAAAGAGAAGGAACTCGAGCAGCGGGTGGCGCAGGCCCGCGACCAGGCAGGCCGGTTGATCGAGGAGGCCCGGCGCGAGGCGGAGGCGATCCTCGACCAGGCCCGCCGCGAGGCGGCGCAACTGGAGGAGCAGACGCGGGCGGAGATCGCCCGCGAGAGCGAGGCCGCCGCCCGGCAGCGCCTGGCCCAGGCGGAGGCGGAGGCCGGGCAGGTGGCGGCGCGGGCTGCCGAGCGCCTTCCGCTGGCCGTCGAACTCGTCGTGTCGCGCGTGGCGGGCGGCCTCTCCTGA
- a CDS encoding NADH-quinone oxidoreductase subunit N, with translation MTPAPSDLWAIGPELWLLGLGLLVLLLDLGLPPGRKAWAGGVAAGGLLLALLPIAAMLDWPPRTVFFGTYAVDGFAVFFKIVTVVATALVILASLETLQSRFEGEFYALLVFTALGLVLMAASTDLILLALAIEYVSLTSYVLAGFLKASPKSNEAGIKYFLFGAAASAVMLFGFSIVYGLSGSTNLYDIAGRLRTAPLPALYLGVALMLAGFGFKISMVPFHQWTPDVYEGAPTPVAAFLSVASKAAGFAALVRVLLLAVDPARVDWVLLLSLLAAVTMTLGNLLALPQRNIKRMLAYSSISHAGFILIAVAAFRGHFGTPGLLVYLLGYTFTQLGAFFVAVLIGARLRTDEIPDYAGLARRAPVSSFLMAVFMLSLTGIPPTAVFVGKFYVLAAAIETGLLWLAVVGVVNSVISLFYYVGVIRAMYVLPAPSEAPIPEPPALQVALGLAGLGTLLIGLYPQPLIDLARNATLLLRL, from the coding sequence ATGACCCCCGCACCGTCCGACCTCTGGGCGATCGGGCCGGAGCTCTGGCTGCTCGGGCTGGGCCTCCTGGTGCTGCTGCTGGATCTGGGGCTTCCCCCGGGCCGCAAGGCCTGGGCCGGGGGCGTGGCGGCGGGCGGACTGCTCCTGGCCCTCCTGCCCATCGCCGCCATGCTGGACTGGCCTCCCCGCACCGTCTTCTTTGGGACCTACGCCGTGGACGGGTTCGCCGTGTTCTTCAAGATCGTCACCGTCGTGGCCACGGCGCTGGTCATCCTGGCGTCGCTGGAGACGCTGCAGAGCCGGTTCGAAGGCGAGTTTTACGCCCTGCTGGTGTTCACCGCGCTGGGCCTGGTGCTCATGGCGGCAAGCACGGATCTCATCCTGCTGGCGCTGGCCATCGAGTACGTCAGCCTGACGAGCTACGTCCTGGCCGGATTCCTCAAGGCCAGTCCGAAGAGCAACGAGGCGGGGATCAAGTACTTCCTCTTCGGCGCCGCGGCCTCGGCGGTGATGCTCTTCGGCTTCTCCATCGTCTACGGCCTGAGCGGCAGCACCAACCTCTACGACATCGCCGGACGGCTCCGGACCGCTCCCCTGCCCGCGCTGTACCTGGGCGTGGCGCTGATGCTGGCCGGCTTCGGCTTCAAGATCTCCATGGTGCCCTTCCACCAGTGGACGCCCGACGTTTACGAAGGCGCGCCCACCCCGGTGGCCGCCTTTCTCTCCGTGGCCAGCAAGGCGGCGGGGTTCGCCGCCCTGGTGCGGGTGCTGCTCCTGGCCGTGGACCCGGCGCGGGTGGACTGGGTGTTGCTCCTCTCCCTCCTGGCCGCGGTGACGATGACCCTGGGCAACCTGCTGGCCCTGCCGCAGCGCAACATCAAGCGCATGCTGGCCTACTCCAGCATCAGCCACGCCGGCTTCATCCTGATCGCGGTGGCGGCCTTTCGCGGGCACTTCGGCACGCCCGGCTTGCTGGTCTACCTCCTGGGGTACACCTTCACGCAGCTGGGGGCGTTCTTCGTCGCCGTCCTCATCGGCGCCCGGCTGCGCACCGACGAGATCCCCGACTACGCCGGCCTGGCCCGCCGCGCCCCGGTGTCCAGTTTCCTCATGGCGGTGTTCATGCTGTCGCTGACCGGGATCCCGCCCACGGCGGTGTTCGTCGGCAAGTTCTACGTGCTGGCCGCGGCCATCGAGACCGGCCTGCTCTGGCTGGCCGTGGTGGGCGTGGTGAACAGCGTGATCTCCCTCTTCTATTACGTGGGGGTCATCCGGGCGATGTACGTGCTGCCCGCCCCCAGCGAGGCGCCCATCCCGGAGCCTCCCGCCCTGCAGGTCGCCCTGGGCCTGGCCGGGCTGGGCACCCTGCTCATCGGTCTGTATCCCCAGCCCCTGATCGACCTGGCCCGGAACGCCACCCTGCTCCTGCGGTTGTAG
- a CDS encoding NADH-quinone oxidoreductase subunit M — protein MLSLITFIPLAGGLLILLLPKTNHALMKIVALLAAAASFVLSLVLIAGYQVGGGMQFQELYQWIPAINVYYHLGVDGLSLPLLVLTTLLSLLSIVYSWRIDHRLKEYLFLFLLLETGMNGVFVALDFFLFYIFWEITLVPMYFLIAIWGGPRKEYAAIKFFLYTLVGSLAMLLAILLLYFNSDPRTFGMLELIRQQPLARSPLLAALAFWGFFLSFAIKVPMWPFHTWLPDAHVEAPTAGSVILAGILLKMGTYGFVRVSLPMLPEAFKQYAVPVAVLALLGIVYGALVAMAQTDLKKLVAYSSVNHMGYVMLGTAAAAAAVGDPTKAQAATTALNGAVFEMVAHGIITGALFLIVGVLYDYRAHTRGVDEFGGLGARLPVYTGITTMAMLASLGLPGLMGFVAEFLIFVGSFGVFPYLTAVAVTGVVFSAAMFLWTIQRIFLGPFNERWAHLPDMDGREKVALVPLAALMLIFGIYPRPLLDVINAAMAVLVGAVP, from the coding sequence ATGCTGAGCCTCATCACCTTCATCCCGCTGGCCGGGGGGCTGCTCATCCTGCTCCTGCCGAAGACCAACCACGCCCTGATGAAGATCGTGGCCCTGCTGGCCGCGGCGGCCTCCTTCGTGCTCAGCCTGGTCCTCATCGCCGGCTACCAGGTCGGCGGCGGGATGCAGTTCCAGGAGCTCTACCAGTGGATCCCGGCGATCAACGTGTACTACCACCTCGGGGTGGACGGGCTGAGCCTGCCGCTGCTGGTGCTGACCACGCTGCTCAGCCTGCTCTCCATCGTGTACTCCTGGCGCATCGACCACCGGTTGAAGGAGTACCTGTTCCTGTTCCTCCTCCTGGAGACGGGGATGAACGGCGTCTTTGTCGCCCTGGACTTCTTCCTCTTCTACATCTTCTGGGAGATCACGCTGGTCCCGATGTACTTCCTGATCGCGATCTGGGGCGGACCGCGCAAGGAGTACGCGGCGATCAAGTTCTTCCTCTACACGCTGGTCGGCTCGCTGGCCATGCTGCTGGCCATTTTGCTCCTGTACTTCAACAGCGACCCGCGCACCTTCGGGATGCTGGAACTGATCCGGCAGCAGCCTTTGGCCCGCTCGCCCCTGCTGGCGGCGCTGGCCTTCTGGGGATTCTTCCTCAGCTTCGCCATCAAGGTGCCGATGTGGCCCTTCCACACCTGGCTGCCCGACGCGCACGTCGAGGCGCCCACCGCCGGGTCGGTGATCCTGGCCGGCATCCTGCTGAAGATGGGAACCTACGGCTTCGTGCGGGTCAGCCTGCCCATGCTGCCGGAGGCCTTCAAGCAGTACGCCGTTCCGGTGGCGGTACTGGCGCTGCTGGGGATCGTCTACGGCGCGCTGGTGGCCATGGCCCAGACCGATCTGAAGAAACTCGTCGCCTACAGCTCGGTGAACCACATGGGCTATGTCATGCTGGGGACGGCCGCCGCCGCCGCGGCCGTCGGCGACCCGACCAAGGCGCAGGCCGCGACCACGGCCCTCAACGGGGCGGTCTTTGAGATGGTGGCCCACGGCATCATCACCGGGGCGCTGTTCCTCATCGTCGGCGTGCTCTACGACTACCGCGCCCACACCCGCGGGGTGGACGAGTTCGGCGGGCTGGGCGCCCGGCTGCCGGTCTACACGGGGATCACCACGATGGCGATGCTGGCCTCCCTCGGCCTGCCCGGGCTGATGGGGTTCGTCGCCGAGTTCCTGATCTTCGTCGGCTCCTTCGGCGTCTTCCCCTACCTCACCGCCGTCGCCGTGACCGGGGTGGTGTTCAGCGCGGCGATGTTCCTGTGGACGATCCAGCGCATCTTCCTGGGACCGTTCAACGAGCGCTGGGCGCACCTGCCCGACATGGACGGGCGGGAGAAAGTGGCCCTGGTGCCCCTGGCCGCGCTGATGCTGATCTTCGGCATCTACCCCCGGCCCCTGCTGGACGTGATCAACGCCGCGATGGCCGTCCTCGTCGGGGCGGTGCCCTAG
- the nuoL gene encoding NADH-quinone oxidoreductase subunit L gives MLAYAWLIPLLPFLAFWLIVFFGRALPGQGAYVAIGALVIDAVLSLGVLAQVLGGASYRAGLVWAVLGDRALEVGYQIDPLTAVMLLVVTVVGSLIFVYSVGYMHGDPRYPRFFAYLSLFAASMLTLVLADNLLLLYIGWEGVGLCSYLLIGFWFERPAAARASLKAFVTTRVGDTFMFIGILLLFFTVGTLQFDGIFEAVEAGQLSGSLLILAALLIFGGAVGKSAQLPLHVWLPDAMEGPTPVSALIHAATMVAAGVYLVARSYLLFFGSPDHAALTVVAWVGGLTAFMAATIGIVQDDIKRVLAYSTISQLGYMMLGLGVLGYTAGVFHLMTHAFFKALLFLAAGSVIHAMHTNDMKEMGGLARVMPTTYWTMLIGGLALAGVPPLSGFWSKDEILLEAFHNNRALFVLGEVTAFLTAFYVGRMLFYTFGGTLRSHHAHPHESPAVMTVPLVILAVFAAGIGLVGAPFLGHAFGHFVRFEGGGHGVESGAAFDPAVAGLSTAAALAGLLVAAVVYHWRWVPSTTLRRIGRPLYVLLVRKYYWDEFYQWTVVRPVIWIARRLRVFDLYVIDGAVNAVGIVFVWFARLYRLFDLYVVDGLVNLVGWITGRLGAVLRYVQTGRPQNYLLVIALGVIVLVIGGILR, from the coding sequence GAGCGTATGTCGCCATCGGAGCCCTGGTGATCGACGCCGTCCTCTCCCTCGGCGTCCTGGCCCAGGTCCTGGGCGGGGCCTCCTACCGGGCCGGTCTGGTCTGGGCCGTGCTGGGCGACCGGGCCCTGGAGGTCGGCTACCAGATCGACCCGCTGACCGCGGTGATGCTGCTTGTGGTCACGGTGGTCGGCTCGTTGATCTTCGTCTACTCCGTCGGGTACATGCACGGCGACCCGCGCTACCCGCGCTTCTTCGCCTACCTCTCGCTCTTCGCCGCCTCGATGCTGACCCTGGTCCTGGCCGACAACCTCCTCCTGCTGTACATCGGGTGGGAGGGCGTGGGGCTGTGCAGTTACCTGCTGATCGGGTTCTGGTTCGAGCGGCCGGCCGCGGCGCGCGCCTCGCTGAAGGCCTTCGTCACGACGCGCGTCGGCGACACCTTCATGTTCATCGGGATCCTGCTCCTCTTCTTCACGGTGGGCACGCTGCAGTTCGACGGCATCTTCGAGGCGGTGGAGGCGGGACAGCTGAGCGGGTCGCTGCTCATCCTGGCCGCGCTGCTGATCTTCGGCGGGGCGGTGGGCAAGTCGGCCCAGCTGCCCCTGCACGTCTGGCTCCCCGATGCGATGGAGGGGCCCACGCCCGTGTCCGCGCTTATCCACGCCGCGACCATGGTCGCCGCCGGGGTCTACCTGGTGGCGCGCAGTTACCTGCTGTTCTTCGGCAGTCCCGACCACGCCGCGCTCACCGTGGTGGCCTGGGTGGGCGGGCTCACCGCCTTCATGGCGGCGACCATCGGCATCGTGCAGGACGACATCAAGCGGGTCCTGGCCTACTCCACCATCAGCCAGCTGGGCTACATGATGCTGGGTCTGGGCGTGCTGGGCTACACGGCCGGCGTCTTCCACCTCATGACTCACGCCTTCTTCAAAGCCCTGCTGTTCCTGGCCGCCGGTTCGGTCATCCACGCCATGCACACCAACGACATGAAGGAGATGGGCGGGCTGGCCCGGGTCATGCCCACCACCTACTGGACGATGCTGATCGGCGGGCTGGCCCTGGCCGGGGTGCCGCCGCTGTCCGGGTTCTGGAGCAAGGACGAGATTCTGCTGGAGGCCTTCCACAACAACCGGGCGCTGTTCGTCCTGGGCGAGGTCACGGCGTTCCTCACGGCGTTCTACGTCGGCCGGATGCTGTTCTACACCTTCGGGGGGACGCTGCGCAGCCACCATGCCCATCCCCACGAGTCGCCCGCCGTGATGACGGTCCCCCTGGTCATCCTGGCCGTCTTCGCCGCGGGGATCGGGCTGGTCGGCGCGCCGTTCCTGGGTCACGCCTTCGGCCACTTTGTCCGCTTTGAAGGAGGCGGCCACGGTGTGGAGAGCGGGGCGGCCTTCGATCCCGCCGTGGCCGGCCTCTCCACGGCCGCGGCCCTGGCCGGCCTTCTGGTCGCGGCGGTCGTCTACCACTGGCGGTGGGTGCCCTCGACCACCCTGCGGCGGATCGGCCGGCCGCTGTACGTGCTCCTCGTGCGCAAGTACTACTGGGACGAGTTCTACCAGTGGACCGTGGTCCGTCCCGTGATCTGGATCGCCCGCCGGCTGAGGGTCTTCGACCTCTACGTGATCGACGGCGCGGTCAACGCCGTGGGCATCGTCTTCGTCTGGTTCGCCCGCCTGTACCGGTTGTTCGACCTCTACGTCGTGGACGGGCTGGTCAACCTGGTGGGCTGGATCACCGGGCGCCTGGGCGCCGTGCTGCGCTATGTCCAGACCGGCCGCCCGCAGAACTACCTGCTGGTCATCGCCCTCGGGGTGATCGTCCTCGTGATTGGAGGGATTCTGCGCTGA